In Chryseobacterium lactis, a single genomic region encodes these proteins:
- a CDS encoding type VI secretion system baseplate subunit TssF: MNLDQNIYSKESVKARMLQNATKVWGLKSPQSLDPFVKLLIDAFSTEVFKANNEIQTVNARILEKLAKLLTPSIYTHPIPSHAVAFTQPYDSSEVLLEHTEFFFRKQMTSTVKSESDKQLNIPFTPVGNVRINKVHTSIMFVGNTCYSIDDRFNKIPIARFQGRPEDYRKITVGVDVSKYVSENYPKYLSIYCSNPAFEHLDFVYKLLPYITVSSNGNPLFVREGLSYLTESHSDGYEQMFKEQSIRRKVIEDIKSIYRHKFIEITGISQSLFSEPGQLPQNLDFLSGKEEIVKYLENKPYLWLTFEFPPQFSAEILDNFSFVLNAFPVYNRGWKKTEYSLDIMGNNIPLVTDEGEHFLYVDEVQDGDGRRYSEIPFTPADDLKKGLYTVRKGGMERFTNRNAVDMIANVLELTRDEIAAFSLLNRDNVKGVLSEMSDKMKSMVQKVNNAKRNIRQELNYVIMEPVEKTDHTYAAFWVTHCTLANHMRPGTELSNQLKSQTVVLLTETLGGSEEQKGTDSIQAYKYALTTRDKIISLEDVKNYCRMILKDELREVKVRRGTMISNKPKEGFVRTVEVEIIPQNYSFYGRAYWENMANIIRNQIIAKAIDGIEYLVKISNEDIEFQDM; the protein is encoded by the coding sequence ATGAATTTAGATCAGAATATCTATTCCAAAGAATCTGTAAAAGCAAGAATGCTTCAGAATGCCACTAAAGTCTGGGGACTGAAAAGCCCGCAGTCATTAGATCCTTTTGTAAAGCTATTGATAGATGCATTCAGTACAGAAGTCTTTAAAGCAAATAATGAAATACAGACTGTTAACGCCAGAATTTTAGAGAAACTGGCAAAACTGCTGACTCCTTCTATTTATACCCATCCTATACCATCTCATGCCGTTGCTTTTACGCAACCTTATGATTCCTCCGAAGTATTATTGGAACATACGGAGTTTTTCTTCCGTAAGCAGATGACATCCACTGTAAAATCAGAGTCGGATAAACAGCTGAATATTCCTTTTACTCCGGTAGGAAATGTAAGAATCAATAAAGTTCACACCTCCATCATGTTTGTAGGAAATACCTGCTACAGCATTGATGACAGATTCAACAAAATACCTATTGCACGATTTCAGGGAAGACCGGAAGATTACAGAAAAATTACGGTAGGAGTGGATGTCAGTAAATATGTAAGTGAAAACTATCCTAAATATCTAAGCATATATTGCTCCAATCCTGCTTTTGAACATCTGGATTTTGTATATAAATTGTTGCCATATATCACGGTTTCCAGTAATGGAAATCCTTTATTCGTAAGAGAAGGACTGAGTTATCTTACCGAAAGCCATTCGGATGGATACGAACAAATGTTCAAAGAGCAGTCTATCCGTAGAAAAGTTATTGAAGATATTAAAAGTATTTATCGTCATAAATTTATTGAGATTACAGGAATTTCTCAAAGCTTATTTTCAGAACCGGGACAGCTGCCGCAGAATCTTGATTTCCTTTCCGGGAAAGAAGAGATTGTAAAATATTTGGAGAATAAACCGTATTTGTGGCTAACTTTTGAGTTCCCACCGCAATTTTCTGCTGAAATTCTGGATAACTTTTCATTTGTTTTAAATGCTTTCCCTGTCTACAACAGAGGTTGGAAAAAAACAGAATACAGTCTGGATATTATGGGGAATAATATTCCTTTGGTAACAGACGAGGGTGAACATTTCCTGTATGTAGATGAGGTTCAGGATGGTGATGGAAGAAGGTATTCGGAAATTCCATTTACTCCTGCCGATGATTTGAAGAAGGGGTTATATACGGTAAGAAAAGGAGGAATGGAACGTTTTACCAACAGAAATGCGGTAGATATGATCGCTAACGTTCTGGAGCTGACACGAGATGAAATTGCCGCATTTTCCCTTTTAAACAGGGATAATGTAAAAGGCGTCCTCAGTGAAATGTCTGATAAGATGAAATCGATGGTGCAGAAAGTGAACAATGCCAAACGAAATATCAGACAGGAACTGAATTACGTCATCATGGAACCCGTAGAGAAAACAGATCACACCTATGCTGCATTTTGGGTAACTCATTGTACACTGGCCAATCATATGCGTCCCGGAACAGAACTTTCAAACCAATTAAAATCTCAAACCGTAGTTTTGCTTACCGAAACACTAGGAGGTTCAGAAGAACAAAAAGGGACAGACAGTATTCAGGCTTATAAATATGCATTAACCACTCGAGACAAAATCATTTCTCTTGAAGATGTTAAAAACTATTGCCGAATGATTCTCAAAGACGAATTGAGAGAGGTAAAGGTCAGAAGAGGAACAATGATCAGCAATAAGCCTAAAGAAGGTTTTGTAAGAACTGTGGAGGTAGAAATCATTCCGCAGAATTATTCCTTCTATGGAAGAGCCTATTGGGAAAATATGGCCAATATTATCAGAAATCAGATTATAGCCAAAGCTATTGACGGAATTGAATATCTTGTGAAAATAAGCAATGAAGATATTGAATTCCAGGATATGTAA